From the Euphorbia lathyris chromosome 6, ddEupLath1.1, whole genome shotgun sequence genome, one window contains:
- the LOC136233242 gene encoding glutamate--glyoxylate aminotransferase 1-like, whose amino-acid sequence MAPKPLDYESLNENVKKVQYAVRGELYLRASELQKEGKKVIALCQAPFLLDDPNVGLMFPADAIAKAKHYLSLTSGGLDILTMEDDDIIKRESSQPVETNSKKRKRA is encoded by the exons ATGGCTCCTAAACCATTAGACTACGAATCGTTGAATGAAAATGTGAAGAAGGTTCAGTATGCTGTTAGAGGGGAGTTGTATCTTCGAGCTTCTGAGCTTCAGAAGGAAGGGAAAAAG GTGATTGCTCTCTGCCAAGCTCCATTTCTGCTTGATGATCCTAATGTAGGACTGATGTTTCCTGCAGATGCAATTGCAAAAGCTAAACATTATCTTTCATTGACTTCTGGTGGTCTAG ACATATTAACTATGGAGGACGATGATATCATTAAGCGGGAGAGCTCACAACCTGTTGAGACAAATTCAAAAAAGAGGAAGAGAGCATGA